CTCAGCAGTGACAGAAAAGAGCCAACAGTGCCACAAGAGTGTCATGGACTTTCTCCgctctgccagggtaagtgccatTCTCTTCTGTCAGCTATCTCACTCTCATTCTATCTCTGATACTgcacccagctcccaccaaggctcacactatgccactctcactattgcttgcaatatcttccctcactcacacttCCCGTACCCCAACCTCTTTCTACACCTCTAACTCTGCATACCCTCCATGCTGCTTCCTCCCTCACTCGGGACACCTCAACGCCTTACTCCACATGTACGAGCACTAACAGCTGCGCCAGCTGCTTCCATCTCACTCGATCTCTCCATTTCTCCCATTTCAGGAGGAGAAGCCCACAGAAAAGCAGAAAGGGCCTGGAACAGGGGGAGGGATACCCAAAATTCAATGCCTCAGACCCTATGAGGAGGAAAACCTGGCTCTCAAAGGAGAAGACCAGATATACCCCTATGGGGAAGCCAAAATATCCAGTCCCTCCGACTGAGTAAATGCCACTCCTCACCTCACTGTGACTCTCCTATTAACCTCCTACCTGTCTCATTCATTGCACAAAATTTCTAACATTGGCCCCGAAGCTTCTCTCCCTTGTGTCTTGCAGGTACTAGCTGTATGGCCCTGGCCACTGCAGAGAAACATTCTGCTCCACCAGTAACCACCTCCTCACCTTCAGAGCATGAGAATTCCCAGGCCTCAGAGGAAGCATTAGCAAGGCTCCCTCCTACAaatcccaccaccccaccccagctcagatactgacacctcaaTGGAAAGGTCAAGCTTAACAAATGTGGAAGCACATTCTAGTGCGCACCTGAATGGGGCAGCTCCAGGGCTGGCTGAGAAAGAGACACCGCAGGACGTAGGCAGACACAGGACGTGCTctagaccaggcacctgctcagcatCAAACAGGGCAGGACCCAATTGTGTCAGTGCTCAGGGACTTTGTGCATATGCTCAAAGAAGCACGGGGACTGCAAGCTGCTATGTGGGGGAGTGCATAGGAGCAGTAAGCAAGTACATGGGGGGCAGGAGCAGCAAGTAGGTATTTCCGTGCTGGGGCAGGGGGGGGAGCGTGATGGTTCTCATTATCCAGAAACTGCAAAAGTGCAGCTTCTCGAGTGGCCCCAGCTGCCTCAAACCTCCCAGTTTGCTGCCCTCAGTCTCCACAAATCAGTTCCTGAGTCTCCTTCCCACGGCAGCTTTCCCCTACCCtaaactccctccctgcctcccgcAGTCCCTCCTTTCCCCTGGGTTTCTGTGCATGAATCTGACAGACTGGCCATGACTCACCCTCTTCATCAACCAGGCAGCCACTGGCAGGCATGCCCCAGTGCCTTGACTGAGGCCTCTACCTCACCCCAGCTGTGTTAGTAcaaccctccctggactgactgctATGGAGTCAGACTGACCATGACACCTCCCCCAGGAAAGCACAGGCACACGCTCCCTGATCAAAAAAAACACCTCAGCTGCATTCACGGCCGCGACCAATCTGCTGGGCTGCTACTACAGGCTACCCTTCACTAGCTGTGCTGAAATCCCTGACTGACAGACACTTCCACGGACTTCAGTCAGGATTACTCCACTCAGATGGAGACCTGGCAGCTGCTTGTGCTGCATACTCAGTGCATAAGCTGCCGGTTTTGGGGGAGGTGTGAGACTGATGTGGCACATTGCTGTGTAGCAAGATGCACAACCCCTGGACTGAAGACTGCTGGCCAGCAAGGTAAGCTGCCTGGTCACCTGAATGCACTCCCAGGCAATACAATTTCTGGGTGCTGTGTGCCTCCAGGGCAAGCGAGTGAGTGTTGGGAGAGCATGCAAAAGCCTGGGTACAATCTGTGTGAGCCACGGACCTGTTTCTGCAGGCaatgtccttgcagcagcctttcaatgcaaGCTGCTAGCGTGGCCTGCAGTGCAGCTCTGTGCTACCTAAGTGTCCTGCTATTGTCCTGGATGAGAGGATCTTGAGCAGTTTTCAGTTATCAGATGCCATTGCTCATGGATGTGTGTGTGGCTGGTGTCTATTGATTGTGCCCCATGACACTGTTGTGTGGTGACCAATACTGAAGGCTCTTTGCATCACTGAATCAGTCACATGcccttttaccaccctccctaccTCTAGGTGCTTGCTTAGACCATTTAGTATCATGATCCTTTGGGTCAAAGGTTATTGGTTTCAGCACAGCTCAACATGGAGAGTATGCGATGTCCTGCATCATTGTGAGAGGTAGTGCCTCCTCATTGAAAAGTTAAACCAATAAGTTGACTGCACAGAGCCATGGAGTCaaacagcgcagaaacagacccgtcGGCCCAACCCATGCATGCTAGCCgagtttttttatttgaaaaaatacactttattcatagaatgtacaaaaaataaaacatttatacacctacccagtcatgcaagccgatCTGGGTTTCCCAGGGgatacgtacaccaactaaaggagaaaaataaaccaaagagaaaaaaaacaaagaaaataccccggcagtcgtctccccgcgcagtccccgttggccccctgaccagttggggaaggcgccagctgggcccagttaccagatagggcctttttttctattctggacgaggggtttcatacagtggtctttccccaccgcgccttggcggcggctgccccaagctttagcgcgtccctcagcacatagtcctggaccttggagtgtgccagtctgcaacactcggtcagggtcagttctttcagctggaagaccagcaagttgcgggcagaccaaagagcgtctttccaTCCATGCTCAccgagtttcccaaactaaactagccccgtTTGCCcatgtttagcccatatccctccaaacctctcctatccaTGCACCGATcaaaacaccttttaaatgttgttactgtacctgcatctgccacttctggaagttcatttcacacacgaaccaccctctgagtgaaaaagttgtccctcagattCCTTATTgggtctttctcctctcaccttaaaactatgccctctagttttgaattcccccatactaaagaaaagacctttgctattcaccttatcgatgcccctcatgattttataaacctctctaaaattacccctcagcctcctatgctccagggaagaaagtcCCAGCTTATCTAGCCTCTGTCCATAACTCAAGCACTCTATTCCTagtaacttccttgtaaatcttttctggcccctttccaatttaataatattcttccagtagcagggcaaccagaagagtatacagtattccaaaagtggacatTTCCCTTAACATCCAAACTGCATCATCCTGTGGCTTTTGGTGTGACCCTGCTGTGTGGAATAGGACTGTGATATTAACTCATGACAATGACTACGCATCAAAGGACCCCATACAAGACATGGTACACTCTGGCTATCAGTTCCCATGTGATTCTGGACAGTGACTGTGGTGGAGGTgtaaggggggaggtggggagtcaCTCTCACATCCTGTCCAGCAGGACTCTTGCTGGCTTCTAACCAGGAGCCAGCCCTGACTGACTTCTCTTTCCCCTCACTGGCCTATATGTGCTGAGGCAACTTTGGCTTCAGCTAATGAGGTTCAATCCCTGTGCTCCAAGGCCAAAGCTGGGCACCTGCACCCAAGGGTGATTTTCATAGAATCTGAAGCAATTGCATAATCATTTTTCCAGCCCTTACCTCTGACCTGTCTAATGAGCACACACACTATCTACACTGGCTGAGCCATGTTACACAGTGCAGGGCATGTGATTTGGTCAAAGGCCTTGTACAAATGCATTTCCTTGCAGAATGTCACGGCAGACAGTGACTTGGCTGGGTCTTTCGGCCTggttttttgtttttctctttctctctgcgaTTCCGAACCCTCACTCCCCACACCCCAGTTGAAGTAGATTGAACGCCTCCTCGTCAggttgctgcttgtgggatctcactgtgCACGCGTCACGTTTCCTCCTTTGCGACGGTGGCCAGGGCGCTTAGGGACGGGGGTTGGGTGGATAATCGAGAAGGAGGACTCCCCGGAGGGTGCGAAAAGGTGCTACACGAATGCAAGTCGTCTGCGTCCCGAAAGCATTTCCCTTTTGCTGGGTATCTGTAAATTCTGATGATCAGTTGTGATTAGATCCACTACCGGAGGGCAGTTTTAAAAACCCTGCAGTATATATGGGTCCTTATTAACGCAGTCTATCACCTAAAGTTGGGATATtggtatttgtgtgtttgtgtgtgcggggTAGGgggttggtgggaggtggggtaAGTAGAAGGGGGCTGTCTTTCTCTTTGCCCCCCAGCAAACATACCCTGTCATACTGGGAATTACTGTTCCCAGTTTTCCAGCAGGTGCCTCCCAGATCCCTCCTCGAGCCAGCTttctgctatctctctctctctctctctggctacctgctatctctctctctctctctctttctctctctggctacctgctatctctctctctttctctctggctacctgctatctctctctctttctctgactacctgctatctctttctctctggctacctgctatctctctctctctctctttctctctggctacctgctatctctctctctttctctgactaCCTGctatctctttctccctctctctggctatctgctatctctgtctctctctctgactacctgccatctctttctctctctctgaatacctgctatctctctcactctgattaCCTGctaccttcctctctctctctctctctttctctgactaCCTgctacctttctctctctctctcccgggctatctgctatctctctctctctggctatctgctatctctctctctctgactacctgctatctctctctccctggctaTCTGCTACCTTTCTCTCTCTGATTACCTGctaccttcctctctctctctctctctttctctgactaCCTgctacctttctctctctctctcccgggctacctgctatctctctctctccctggctaTCTGctacctctgtctctctgtggctGCCTGCTATCTCTCTAATCGAATCTCTCGCTATTTGATCTGACCATGCAGAGTACAGTGCTGCCTGCCCTCCCTCGGGATGTGCCAGGCGCTGCCGGTGCTCTGTGCCACTCTACCATGCCTTCTTACCTTGCCCCGTGCCTGCTGCCCCTGCTCTTGCTCTGCTTGCCCTTGATCAGGGGCTGCCCAGGAGACTGTGTTTGCCGGGACAGCCACACCATAGACTGCAGGGACCTGGGACTTTCTGAGCTGCCTATCGGTCTCTTCCCGCTGGTGATCAGAAAGATCCTCATGAGCAACAACCGAATCCGGGAGATCCCCAACGACTTCTTCATGTACTACCGTGACCTGGTCTACCTGGACCTCAGCAACAACTCGCTGTCGTCTATCGCCCAGGGGACCTTCAGCAGCACCAATCTCATCTACCTGGACCTCAGCTACAACAACTTCTCGCAGCTAGCGCCCGGAGCGTTCAGCTCAGCGCAGCGCCTCATCATGTTGCGCCTGGGGAACAACCCACGCCTGGGGAAGGTGGAGGACGGAGCATTTCTGAACCTCAACCTCCTGCAGGTGCTGGAGCTCAACGACAACGCGCTGGAGTCCCTGAGTGTGGCCACCCTCCGCTCCCTACCCTCCCTCCGCACCGTCCGCCTGGATGGTAACCCCTGGCTCTGCAACTGCAACTttgcccagctcttcctctgGCTCAGGGCGAACGCTGAAATCCTCGCCACTGGTAAGTGCCTAATGActgctcctccctccctccttccttccctccttccctccttcccaaGAGCGCCCATGGCCCAAAGCGAAGGTGAGGGTAGAGAAATCCCCTGAAAGCACACTCCTCCTGGATGAAGTCTGTAGCATTTTGCCTGTTGGAGGTAAAACCAAAATGTAAGCCAGCCCTACGCTCCTGATCCATtggcaggacaggacagagggtcttcgtacatagaacataaacatagaacagtacaaaaCAGTACAGATGTTGTGcggaacttttaccctaatcctaaggtctatctaacctccacccctaccttatactatcatccataggcctatctaacagccgcttaaatgcccctaacgaagccgactccattaccctctccggcaatgcattccacacc
The sequence above is a segment of the Stegostoma tigrinum isolate sSteTig4 chromosome 28, sSteTig4.hap1, whole genome shotgun sequence genome. Coding sequences within it:
- the LOC125466682 gene encoding leucine-rich repeat-containing protein 38-like, producing MQSTVLPALPRDVPGAAGALCHSTMPSYLAPCLLPLLLLCLPLIRGCPGDCVCRDSHTIDCRDLGLSELPIGLFPLVIRKILMSNNRIREIPNDFFMYYRDLVYLDLSNNSLSSIAQGTFSSTNLIYLDLSYNNFSQLAPGAFSSAQRLIMLRLGNNPRLGKVEDGAFLNLNLLQVLELNDNALESLSVATLRSLPSLRTVRLDGNPWLCNCNFAQLFLWLRANAEILATGFDAIQCSLPRDMRKITLNELSDNSFTECEFSLTLTDYLIIFFSGVCVSITAITTSFFLANIVQCFQRLGLFKESDDDEENK